In one Conger conger chromosome 5, fConCon1.1, whole genome shotgun sequence genomic region, the following are encoded:
- the LOC133129459 gene encoding trace amine-associated receptor 1-like, translated as MYVTMAFIILMTVCGNLLVIISISHFRQLHSPTNLLVLSLAFTDWFLGVLVLPYSMIRSVENCWYFGETFCKIHSSLDIMLGHASLLHLGLISVDRYLAICKPLQYRTLVSMHKVAALIGISWLISFAFGFGVILSKMYLVNVEELTSCTGTCFHVFNKQGGVMASLVSFFIPGALMTGLYMKIFHVAKVQARKINCSLGMTRAQLNKNNCTSEQREKKAAKTLGIVLGFFLLCWLPFFLIIIADPFLDFSTPAIALDALSWLTYFNSTCNPLIYGFFYPCFQRVFKMIMSGQVFQNGSSLLNIYAESN; from the coding sequence ATGTATGTGACCATGGCTTTCATCATTCTGATGACTGTCTGTGGGAACCTGCTGGTCATCATCTCCATCTCTCATTTCAGACAGCTCCATTCTCCAACCAACCTTCTTGTTCTGTCTTTAGCATTCACCGACTGGTTCTTGGGGGTTTTAGTTCTGCCATATAGCATGATCAGATCTGTGGAAAACTGTTGGTATTTTGGAGAGACATTTTGTAAGATACACTCCAGCCTTGACATCATGCTGGGCCATGCATCTCTTTTGCACCTGGGTCTCATTTCTGTTGACAGATATTTGGCCATCTGTAAGCCTCTTCAGTACAGAACCTTGGTATCTATGCATAAGGTAGCAGCCCTTATTGGAATCAGCTGGCTGATTTCCTTTGCATTTGGGTTTGGGGTGATTCTctctaaaatgtatttagtcAATGTGGAGGAGTTAACCTCTTGCACAGGCAcctgttttcatgttttcaacaAACAAGGGGGGGTGATGGCTTCTTTGGTGTCCTTCTTCATTCCAGGCGCATTGATGACAGGCCTTTATATGAAGATTTTCCATGTTGCAAAAGTGCAAGCCAGAAAGATTAACTGCAGTTTGGGAATGACAAGAGCACaacttaataaaaataactgcacATCTGAACAAAGGGAGAAGAAAGCTGCAAAGACCCTTGGCATTGTACTGGGATTCTTTCTCTTGTGCTGGTTGCCATTTTTCCTGATTATTATTGCTGATCCTTTCCTTGATTTCTCCACCCCTGCTATTGCATTAGATGCTCTATCATGGTTGACGTACTTTAATTCTACCTGCAACCCTCTCATTTATGGATTTTTCTATCCCTGTTTCCAAAGGGTGTTTAAAATGATTATGTCAGGACaagtttttcagaatggctcttcattattaaatatttatgcagAGAGCAACTGA
- the LOC133128269 gene encoding trace amine-associated receptor 4-like, whose amino-acid sequence MYMFMVFTILMTVCGNLLVIISISHFTQLHSPTNLLILSLACIDCCLGSFVMPYSMIRSVESCWYFGEIACKMHSAFDMTLSIASILHLSLISVDRYCAICKPLWYRSAVTMLKVACLIAITWLFSFGFSFGVVFSMINLVGMEELIAANSCEGTCLLIFNKEWGVIAALVAFFIPGTVMTLLYLKIFYVARSHARKINDSLAAPRAVNDKKTHSSEQREKKAAKTLAFVMGVFVLCWLPFFIALIVDPFINFSTPLSVVDALTWFGYFNSTCNPLIYGFFYPWFQRVFKIIISGQVFKNGSSLINLYTENV is encoded by the coding sequence ATGTACATGTTCATGGTGTTCACCATTCTGATGACTGTCTGTGGAAACCTGCTGGTCATCATCTCCATCTCTCATTTCACACAACTCCATTCTCCAACAAACCTCCTCATCCTCTCTTTAGCATGCATTGACTGTTGCTTGGGGTCTTTTGTTATGCCATATAGTATGATCAGATCTGTGGAAAGCTGTTGGTATTTTGGAGAAATTGCATGCAAGATGCACTCTGCCTTTGACATGACATTGTCCATTGCGTCCATATTGCACCTCAGTCTCATTTCTGTTGACAGGTATTGTGCCATCTGTAAGCCTCTTTGGTACAGAAGCGCAGTAACCATGCTCAAGGTGGCCTGTCTTATTGCCATCACCTGGTTGTTTTCCTTTGGATTCAGTTTCGGAGTGGTTTTTTCAATGATTAATTTAGTCGGTATGGAGGAGTTAATTGCAGCAAACTCCTGTGAGGGGACCTGTCTTCTCATTTTCAATAAAGAATGGGGAGTCATTGCAGCTTTAGTGGCCTTCTTCATTCCAGGAACAGTCATGACATTACTGTATCTAAAAATTTTCTATGTTGCAAGAAGTCATGCCAGAAAGATCAATGACAGCCTAGCAGCACCAAGAGCAGTAAACGACAAAAAAACCCATTCATCTGagcaaagagagaaaaaagccGCAAAGACCCTTGCCTTCGTGATGGGGGTCTTTGTGCTGTGTTGGCTACCATTTTTTATAGCCCTTATTGTTGATCCTTTCATTAATTTTTCTACTCCTCTGAGTGTAGTCGATGCTCTTACATGGTTTGGGTACTTTAACTCTACTTGTAACCCGCTCATTTATGGATTTTTCTATCCCTGGTTCCAGAGggtatttaaaattattatatcaggacaagtttttaaaaatggctCTTCATTGATAAACCTTTATacagaaaatgtgtaa
- the LOC133129381 gene encoding trace amine-associated receptor 1-like, translated as MSLQCLMVLFMGLTIVVTMSGNLLVISSIAHFEQLHTSTNYLILSLAMCDFLLGAFVMPCSAVRSVTGCWYMGDFLCKLHTSTDIMLSTSSIFHLSFISVDRYFAVCDPLMYRTLINSAAVLIMLTISWLVPAMFAYGLIFSGLNVKGSEDFFEAHVHCFGGCPVFFSRASAVVASTFSFFIPGLIILSIYLKIYVVARHQARSIKDMTRKFQAEGENASRQRERKGAKTLAIVVGVFLICWAPFFLCNIIDPFIGYSIPPVLVDALVWFGYLNSAFNPVVYAFFYTWFRKALKIIIFGRSKRNTRQMQLYS; from the coding sequence ATGAGTCTCCAGTGTCTCATGGTCCTGTTCATGGGCTTGACCATAGTAGTAACAATGAGTGGGAACCTTCTGGTCATTAGCTCAATAGCACACTTTGAGCAGCTGCACACCTCCACAAACTACCTCATCCTCTCACTGGCGATGTGTGACTTCCTGCTGGGGGCATTTGTGATGCCCTGCAGTGCCGTACGGTCTGTCACAGGTTGTTGGTACATGGGTGACTTCCTGTGTAAActccacaccagcacagacatcATGCTGAGCACCTCCTCTATTTTCCATCTTTCATTCATCTCAGTCGACCGATACTTTGCCGTCTGTGACCCACTAATGTACAGGACCCTCATCAACTCTGCTGCGGTCCTAATCATGCTCACCATCAGTTGGCTGGTCCCAGCTATGTTTGCTTACGGGCTGATCTTCTCTGGGCTCAATGTAAAAGGCAGTGAGGACTTCTTTGAAGCacatgtgcactgttttggaggCTGTCCAGTGTTTTTTAGCCGCGCTTCAGCAGTAGTCGCCTCTACATTCTCCTTTTTCATTCCCGGCCTGATCATACTTAGTATCTACTTGAAAATCTACGTGGTTGCCAGACATCAGGCAAGGTCTATTAAAGATATGACACGGAAGTTTCAGGCGGAGGGGGAAAATGCATCTAGGCAACGAGAAAGAAAAGGAGCAAAAACCCTTGCCATAGTGGTTGGAGTCTTCCTCATCTGCTGGGCCCCCTTTTTCCTGTGCAACATCATTGACCCCTTCATCGGTTATTCTATCCCCCCAGTGTTGGTTGATGCCCTGGTCTGGTTCGGTTACTTGAATTCAGCTTTTAACCCTGTGGTTTATGCTTTCTTTTACACCTGGTTCAGAAAAGCtcttaaaataatcatttttgggAGATCAAAACGTAATACTCGGCAGATGCAGCTGTACTCTTAA
- the LOC133129291 gene encoding trace amine-associated receptor 1-like: MSLQCLMVLFMGLTIVVTMSGNLLVISSIAHFEQLHTSTNYLILSLAMCDFLLGAFVMPCSAVRSVTGCWYMGDFLCKLHTSTDIMLSTSSIFHLSFISVDRYFAVCDPLMYRTLINSAAVLIMLTISWLVPAMFAYGLIFSGLNVKGSEDFFEAHVHCFGGCPVFFSRASAVVASTFSFFIPGLIILSIYLKIYVVARHQARSIKDMTRKFQAEGENASRQRERKGAKTLAIVVGVFLICWAPFFLCNIIDPFIGYSIPPVLVDALVWFGYLNSTFNPVVYAFFYTWFRKALKIIIFGRSKRNTRQMQLYS; the protein is encoded by the coding sequence ATGAGTCTCCAGTGTCTCATGGTCCTGTTCATGGGCTTGACCATAGTAGTAACAATGAGTGGGAACCTTCTGGTCATTAGCTCAATAGCACACTTTGAGCAGCTGCACACCTCCACAAACTACCTCATCCTCTCACTAGCAATGTGTGACTTCCTGCTGGGGGCATTTGTGATGCCCTGCAGTGCTGTACGGTCTGTCACAGGTTGTTGGTACATGGGTGACTTCCTGTGTAAActccacaccagcacagacatcATGCTGAGCACCTCCTCTATTTTCCATCTTTCATTCATCTCAGTCGACCGATACTTTGCCGTCTGTGACCCACTAATGTACAGGACCCTCATCAACTCTGCTGCGGTCCTAATCATGCTCACCATCAGTTGGCTGGTCCCAGCTATGTTTGCTTACGGGCTGATCTTCTCTGGGCTCAATGTAAAAGGCAGTGAGGACTTCTTTGAAGCacatgtgcactgttttggaggCTGTCCAGTGTTTTTTAGCCGCGCTTCAGCAGTAGTCGCCTCTACATTCTCCTTTTTCATTCCCGGCCTGATCATACTTAGTATCTACTTGAAAATCTACGTGGTTGCCAGACATCAGGCAAGGTCTATTAAAGATATGACACGGAAGTTTCAGGCGGAGGGGGAAAATGCATCTAGGCAACGAGAAAGAAAAGGAGCAAAAACCCTTGCCATAGTGGTTGGAGTCTTCCTCATCTGCTGGGCCCCCTTTTTCCTGTGCAACATCATTGACCCCTTCATCGGTTATTCTATCCCCCCAGTGTTGGTTGATGCCCTGGTCTGGTTCGGTTACTTGAATTCAACTTTTAATCCTGTGGTTTATGCTTTCTTTTACACCTGGTTCAGAAAAGCtcttaaaataatcatttttgggAGATCAAAACGTAATACTCGGCAGATGCAGCTGTACTCTTAA
- the LOC133129536 gene encoding trace amine-associated receptor 1-like, which yields MSPEMESLGFNLTGDSAETQYCFPHLKGSCPRGQTLIPIKVAMYMFMVFTILMTVCGNLLVIISISHFRQLHSPTNLLILSLACTDWFLGAFVMPYSMIRSVENCWYFGESFCKIHSSLDIMMSIASLLHLGLISVDRYLAICKPLQYRTSVTMHKVAALIGITWLFSFAFGFGVILSKINLVGMEELFINACTGTCIIFFNQEGGLMAAFVGFFIPCTVMIALYMKIFFVARVQARKINCSMAMTRVRLNKKNCTSEQREKKAAKTLGIVLGVFLLCWLPFVMVLIVDPFFHFSTPALVFDALVWLGYFNSTCNPLIYGFFYPWFQRVFKMIISGKVFQHGSSLLNIYADNS from the coding sequence ATGTCTCCAGAGATGGAGAGTCTGGGATTCAACTTGACAGGAGATTCAGCAGAAACACAGTactgtttcccacacctgaaaGGATCCTGCCCAAGAGGTCAAACACTGATCCCTATAAAAGTAGCCATGTACATGTTCATGGTGTTCACCATTCTGATGACTGTGTGTGGAAACCTGCTGGTCATCATCTCCATCTCTCATTTCAGACAGCTCCATTCTCCCACAAACCTCCTCATCCTCTCTTTAGCATGCACCGACTGGTTCTTGGGGGCTTTTGTTATGCCATATAGCATGATCAGATCTGTGGAAAACTGCTGGTATTTTGGAGAATCATTTTGTAAGATACACTCCAGCCTTGACATCATGATGTCCATTGCATCCCTTCTGCACCTAGGTCTCATTTCTGTTGACAGATATCTGGCCATCTGTAAGCCTCTTCAGTACAGGACATCAGTAACTATGCATAAGGTGGCAGCCCTTATTGGAATCACCTGGTTGTTTTCCTTTGCATTTGGGTTTGGGGTGATTCTCTCTAAAATTAATTTAGTCGGTATGGAGGAGTTGTTCATAAATGCTTGCACAGGTACCTGTATTATATTCTTTAATCAAGAAGGGGGGTTGATGGCTGCTTTTGTGGGCTTCTTCATTCCATGCACAGTGATGATAGCCCTCTATATGAAGATTTTCTTTGTTGCAAGAGTGCAGGCCAGAAAAATCAACTGTAGCATGGCAATGACAAGAGTACGACTTAATAAAAAGAACTGCACATCTgaacaaagagagaaaaaggctGCAAAGACGCTTGGCATTGTACTGGGAGTCTTTCTGTTGTGCTGGCTGCCATTTGTCATGGTGCTTATTGTTGAtccattctttcatttttctaCTCCTGCTCTTGTATTTGATGCTCTTGTTTGGTTGGGGTACTTTAATTCTACATGCAATCCTCTCATTTATGGATTTTTCTATCCATGGTTCCAGAGGGTGTTTAAAATGATTATATCAGGGAAAGTTTTTCAGCATGGCTcttcattattaaatatttatgcgGATAATTCCTGA
- the LOC133128268 gene encoding trace amine-associated receptor 2-like, with the protein MYVSMAFIILMTVCGNLLVIISISHFRQLHSPTNLLVLSLAFTDWFLGVLVLPYSMIRSVENCWYFGETFCKIHSSLDIMLGHASLLHLGLISVDRYLAICKPLQYRTLVSMHKVAALIGISWLISLAFGFGVILSKMYLVNVEELTSCTGTCFHVFNKQGGVMASLVSFFIPGALMTGLYMKIFHVAKVQARKINCSLGRAQHNKNNCTSEQREKKAAKTLGIVLGVFLLCWLPFFLIVLADPFLDFSTPAIAFDALSWLAYFNSTCNPLIYGFFYPCFQRVFKIIMSGQVFQNGSSLLNIYAECN; encoded by the coding sequence ATGTATGTGTCCATGGCTTTCATCATTCTGATGACTGTCTGTGGGAACCTGCTGGTCATCATCTCCATCTCTCATTTCAGACAGCTCCATTCTCCAACCAACCTTCTCGTTCTGTCTTTAGCATTCACCGACTGGTTCTTGGGGGTTTTAGTTCTGCCATATAGCATGATCAGATCTGTGGAAAACTGTTGGTATTTTGGAGAGACATTTTGTAAGATACACTCCAGCCTTGACATCATGCTGGGCCATGCATCTCTTTTGCACCTGGGTCTCATTTCTGTTGACAGATATTTGGCCATCTGTAAGCCTCTTCAGTACAGAACCTTGGTATCTATGCACAAGGTAGCAGCCCTTATTGGAATCAGCTGGCTGATTTCCCTTGCATTTGGGTTTGGGGTGATTCTctctaaaatgtatttagtcAATGTGGAGGAGTTAACCTCTTGCACAGGCAcctgttttcatgttttcaacaAACAAGGGGGGGTGATGGCTTCTTTGGTGTCCTTCTTCATTCCAGGCGCATTGATGACAGGCCTTTATATGAAGATTTTTCATGTTGCAAAAGTGCAAGCCAGAAAGATTAACTGCAGTTTGGGAAGAGcacaacataataaaaataactgcacATCTGAACAAAGAGAGAAGAAAGCTGCAAAGACCCTTGGCATTGTACTGGGAGTCTTTCTCTTGTGCTGGTTGCCATTTTTCCTGATTGTTCTTGCTGATCCTTTCCTTGATTTCTCCACCCCTGCTATTGCATTTGATGCTCTATCATGGTTGGCGTACTTTAATTCTACCTGCAACCCTCTCATTTATGGATTTTTCTATCCCTGTTTCCAAAGGGTGTTTAAAATTATTATGTCAGGACaagtttttcagaatggctcttcattattaaatatttatgcagAGTGCAACTGA